One genomic region from uncultured Subdoligranulum sp. encodes:
- a CDS encoding ABC transporter substrate-binding protein produces the protein MKKFVAVLSAAAMMTSLAACGATADTTSASSSASESSSSSTATAEATSGDGYKIAIVQQMDHASLDQIRTAIEAELDAKAAEKGITIEYKDFNGQNDATTLNQIGTQVVSDGYDAVIPIATLAAQCMATACESTKTPVIYAAISDPAAADLTDIDYVTGTSDALNTKSILDMMLAVQPDVKTVGLLYSNSEANSQTPIAEAKEYLDSKGISYIEKTGNTNDEILTAAASMVGQVDAVFTPTDNVVMAAAAAVSETLTEGGIPFYTGADSFVTAGAFATCGVNYTDLGTYTADMALDVLETGTVPEYHVMDGGIITVNTETAQALGIDYSPFKELAGQVVEVTTSAE, from the coding sequence ATGAAAAAGTTTGTTGCTGTTCTGTCCGCCGCCGCCATGATGACCAGCCTGGCCGCCTGTGGCGCCACCGCCGATACCACCTCCGCTTCCTCCTCCGCTTCGGAGTCTTCTTCCTCCAGCACCGCCACCGCGGAGGCCACCTCCGGCGACGGCTACAAGATCGCCATTGTCCAGCAGATGGACCACGCCAGTCTGGACCAGATCCGCACGGCCATCGAGGCGGAACTGGACGCCAAGGCTGCCGAGAAGGGCATCACCATCGAGTACAAGGACTTCAACGGCCAGAACGATGCCACCACCCTGAACCAGATCGGTACCCAGGTGGTTTCGGACGGCTACGATGCAGTCATTCCCATCGCCACACTGGCCGCCCAGTGCATGGCCACGGCCTGCGAATCCACCAAGACGCCGGTGATCTACGCCGCCATCTCGGACCCGGCGGCCGCCGACCTCACCGACATCGATTACGTCACCGGCACCTCCGATGCGCTGAACACCAAGTCCATCCTGGACATGATGCTGGCCGTCCAGCCCGATGTCAAGACGGTGGGCCTGCTCTACTCCAACTCGGAAGCGAACTCCCAGACCCCCATCGCCGAAGCCAAGGAATACCTGGATTCCAAGGGTATCTCCTACATCGAGAAGACCGGCAACACTAACGATGAGATCCTCACGGCGGCGGCCAGCATGGTAGGCCAGGTGGACGCCGTCTTCACCCCCACCGACAATGTGGTCATGGCCGCGGCGGCTGCTGTCTCCGAGACGCTGACCGAGGGCGGCATCCCCTTCTACACCGGTGCTGACAGCTTCGTCACGGCGGGTGCCTTCGCCACCTGTGGCGTCAACTACACCGACCTGGGCACCTACACCGCCGACATGGCGCTGGATGTGCTGGAAACCGGCACGGTGCCGGAATACCACGTGATGGACGGCGGCATCATCACCGTCAACACCGAGACCGCCCAGGCGCTGGGCATTGACTACAGCCCCTTCAAGGAGCTGGCCGGCCAGGTGGTGGAAGTGA